A segment of the Candidatus Margulisiibacteriota bacterium genome:
AATATTTAAAAACAACAGCTGAGGTTTTGGCTGAAACGCTTGGTTTGAGTTATGATGAAATAAGTAATATTACAACAAAAAATGCGGAAAGGTTTTTTTGGGATGCTGTATAAAGTTATTTATCTATCGAAAAAAGGATTATTTGTTAATCTCGTTTCTCAAAAGCAATTGCAAAAAATAAAAAAAAGAAATTTTATTGTAGCAAAGATGAAGGAGAGATTGCCCCTATCTAGGCAAGTAGAATTGTTTGAATTTTTGTCACTCTATTATACAGAGGGAGAAAATGTTTATAGTTTGTTGTTAAAATATCAACAGTTTGCTGAGAAGAAAATCAAGAGAGTTTGTAAATTTATTCTTGCTGATTTAAGAAGAGGTAAGGATTTTAGTTTAATTTTGCAGGAATACAATTTGTTTAGTGAAGAAATTAATTCGTTTTTTATTATTTCTAGGATAACAGGCTGGAATAAAAAAACTTTTCAAGACATTGTGAACCTTTTGAAAGCAAAACAAAAAAAGCAAAAAACCGTAGCAAAGAAAGCGCTGTATCCTGTATTGCTGTTGTGTGCTGGGATTAGCATGATATTTTTTGTCTCATATAGTATTATCCCTAACTTTATGTTTTTCTTTCAAGATAGTGGCAATGAAATTCCGTTGATGCTGAAGCTACTTAGCAAAGAGCATTTGTGGAAAGTAGCCTTGGTTGGGATTCTTATTTTTCTATTTCTTTATTTAACTTACAGAACTATACCCTCACGGATTAAGGCGACAATTCCATTTATAAATTATTTTTTTCGTGCCAAGTTTCAACAATTTTTCTGGCAACTTTGTTTTATTTCTGTTGACACTGGCGTCCCACTAGAAGAGATACTTACAGACTATTTGAGTAGGGACAAGAAGGGTATGACCGGATATGCGCTCTCTACAATTCTATCCAGACTGCAGCGGGGGCTGTCTTTTGATAAAGCTATTGAAATACCTTTTATAGAAAAAAAACAAAGAGTGCTTACATCTTTAATGATTGATAGTGAACGAAAGAAATTACTATTTAATAATTTTATTCAAGAAGCTACAGAGAAAACAGATGAAATGCAGGGAGTGGTTGCTAGCTTAGTAAGTGGAGTTGCCATATTTTTTATAGCGATGCTAATTTTTGTGCTTGGTTATGTAATGTTAATTCCTTTAAGCCAGATTAGCGAGATAATTTAGAAGATTAGTTTCCCGCTGAAGATAATCCCAAGAATAGAATAACTAATACCAGTGGCGTTAGCATAGTCATTTTTTATCACCATATGTGCTTCAGAAGAGAAGACAAATTTTTCTATCATTCCGCCACTTTGTTCCGTTAAGGGTACCTCTACCTGTGATTCAAAAGAACCCTTAATTCTTAAGTTATCAATTTCTTCTATTTTTGTTGCTACGGTTTTTCCTATTAAGGACTCGGTTTCTTCCACCGTATATGAGTTGATACCGGTCCCTTTGTTATACTCTAAAGAAAACCCAACGGTTGATTTATTTAAAATAACCATCAAAACATCCCCAACAGTTTCAACAGCAGGTAGGGCTATGATGGTTGCTGGTTTGTATGTGCCTGATATTAGAACCGTCTGGCTTCCATTAAAGATACGTTGAGTTGCTTTTTTGTCTTGGCTGTTTTTTAGAGTATAAGTTCCCTTGAGGAATAGTCCGTCAACAATTGTTGTGTCAACACCGACACCTATACTGTAAATGTCGAATTCTTTCGGGTCTTCAGAGACTCCGCTGAAAGATTTTGTATATACGTTTTCTTTTATGTTGTCATAGCCTATGTTTGCCAGAAGGTTGGTTTTTTCAATAAAAGGATAAGCTGCACCTAAAGTGGATTGTAGTTTATTGTTAAAGATTCGTTGATCATAAAGTGACCGCACACTGGAGAGAGAGTAGTTGTCCGAAATTGTTGTGAATTGATCAGTTTTAAAAAGGTTCAGCTTGGGTTTCAGGGTTAGCTTCTCTAGGAGCTTGAAATCAGAGTAGATTTCATAGTCTTCTTGTTCTCTTACTTTAATTCCTTTTGATGAATCTAGATAATCATCATTAATGTAGTTATTATTTAAATAGACAGGATGAACTTTTTCTAAAAAAACGTTTTTAAATTTATTAGAAACTAAATGACTAGTGTTGTTATAGGTAATTATATTTTTTATGCTTAGAGTGGGGTTAGTTAAATAGTAGGTAAGCTTTTGTTCTTTATTTTCATTATTTGTGAAGGAATGATTTGTTTTAAAAATATCTGATATTTGAAAATTATTAACTAGTGTTAACGAACTGTCTGGTTTTGTCTGAGTAGAATGGATAATTTCAGCTATTTTGTTTTCAGTTGATAAAGCACGTGTTTCATTGATTGTATAGTCAAATCCGCCATTGTATTCTTTGAAGGGCGACCAGCTTGCTCCATATTTCATTGATTCTCCAGAGTTTGTGCCTTTGTTACTGATAGTGGTAGAATTTCCTATTTCATCAATAGCATAAGAGTTTGTAAACTTGCGTGAAAATGGTTTTAAGGTAAGAGGGAAATAATCTTTCAAAATACTGAATCCATTCACGGTGTATTCTCCTAGATAGGCATTTCTTTTGATTTTGTCATCACTTTGTAACGTATTTGCAAGAGAGTTACGTAAGGAAATAGAAGTAATGTCGAGTACTCCAAAGGAAAGCCTGTTGCCTATAGTTTGGCTGGCGTCAGGCTTATATGAAGAAAGAAGTGATCTTTTTTCTGTGTTAGCAAAAGCAAATCCATAGTCAGGTTTTTGTAAGATGGGTAGACCAATAGGGGGAGTAAAAGAAACATTTGTTCCATAGTTTTTGGCTTGTTCTTTTGTAGCGCTAAGAGTTGTGCTTTGATAATTATTTTTATCCAAATTTTCTTGAGAGTAGTTTCCGTTTAAGCGTAGAAAAGGTATTGGACGAACGGCTACATCAAAGCCATACTTCCTGTTATTTAAGTCGCTAATATCTTCGTTGCCAGAAGTTTGCAGTTCGGTAGTTTCTTTGAAACTAGAAATAAGCCGAAAATCATTGGAAAAAAGGACTAAATCATTATTGAGTTCTAGGGTTTTACCTAAAGTTTCAAGTCCAGCCACTCTGTTTGACTTATCATTATTATTAAAATTGTTTAAGAGAAGAGAGGTTTTGAAACCAGGAGGACCAGAGGACAAGGCAAAAAGGTAGTTGTTTAGTGATTTATCAATTGGTCTTAGTCCGTTGTCAGCATTGATTTCTGTAGAGTAGTTTTGAATGTCAACTTCACCTCTTACGTTTAAGATGTTTAGTGGCGAATAAGAAGCGCCTACTTTATATTTGTTCTCACTATAACCAAGGTTAAGACCAGTTTTGGCTGAGGTGTAGGCTGATTTTAGACGATTGGTGAAAAGCTCGGTATTAATGTTTAGTTCTTTGGAGGGATTTATTTTTGAACCTAAGATAAAGATATTGGATCCCTTTTTATATTGTGAGGTACCTACAGGAGAAAAAGTATCATCGACAAAAATTAGCTGAGCATTAGTTTCATGAATGTCGCCTTTTAAGTTAGTTTTTATTCCTATGGCGTTCCCGCTTTCTTCATATTTTGTAATTTCTCCGCCGGATTCTTTTGTGTAATAGCTGTATTCAACTCGGATGGTGTCGTTTTTTCCAGGATTAAGATTAATGAAAGTGATTTGACCAGTATTGTAGTTAATGTAGTAATTCATATCTCTAATCGCGATGTTTTCATTTAAATAGACAACTTCAGAGTTTTCTACAATGTTAGGAGCAGAGAGAGGATAGGTTTTGTTATACTCACCTGTTCCTACTATAGTATCTGTTGTTACTCTTGTTGTTTTTGAGTATTCTTTGTGAGAACGAGCAACCTCAACAGAGTAGCCAAAGGCGGGGTTAATTTGTTGGTTATAGACTACAGCAAACTGTTCATTAATAATTTCTCCAGCGTCGGGAATATTAGAGTTGGTGTAATAGTAGGTAATTTTAAAGAGGTCATTGTTTCCTAAGCTAGACGGTAAGCCATAGTTAACCTTTTCAGCGCTACTGTCTACAGTGACGCCATGTTCATGGTAAAGAATTAAATATATTTGACCTTCTTTAACTGCGTCAACGTTAAAGATAATATCGTAATCAAGCCCTGGCTTCAGCGTTTTAAAAATATTAGAGTCTTGTTTGTATTCAACTTTGACATATTGATTGTTTGGGTCATATTTTATTGGATGGGGAAGACTGGATTTTACCCTATGCGAAAGTTGATTATTGTGAAAATAAAAATTTTCAATATCTTTATTAGAACCAGAAAAGTTCCATTGTTGAGGACCAAATTCTTTATAGTAAGAGTAATTAATTTGGATTGTGCCAGAGACTCCGTTTAAGGCAGGGGAATTAATAACTAGGTGTCCGGCGTATAAATCTGTACCTTCTAAATTAGCGGTGATTGTTACATCATTAAGAAGTAAGGAAACAGAACCGTCGAGGATTGGCCAGTTAGTTAAATTTACGGAAACTGAAGAGGTGAAGTTGGTTGTTGAGATAATTTTTTCTGAAGTCAACTTAGTATTAACATCTTCTTGCGATTTAGCAAATTGCCTTACATAAGTAAAGCTTACATCATAATCATTGTCTCTTTCTCTACTGAATGTTTTTGTTTCAAATAGAAGTTGTCTATAGGAAATAGACAAGGTTTCGTTGGCAGCTACTGGATATTTTAGAACAAGCATTCCTTTGTCGTTTTCTATTTTGTAGTCTTTATTTTTTTCTAAAATATTGCCTTGAAGAGAAATAATCTCGCTGTTATTTAAAATAGGTGTGTTTTTAAGATAGAAGGCTATTCGTTCTCCATTTCCTTTAATTTTTTCTTCATGGCTATTAGTTTCAGGAGACAAGTAAGAAATACTTATATTGGTTAAGTTTTTGTTTTGAAAAACTACAACACCAGAAGAATATTGAATATAGTAGTCAGTGTTTCTTTTCAGTTCAACATTATCTACAATAATTTGTTCTGAGTTTAGTTCAATAGGCTGTAATTTTAGAGAGATTTCTCCATTTTTTGGTAGCTCGGCGATAATTTCACAAATTTTAGATAATTTTTTTTCTACTGTTTGTTTGTGTTTGTTATCATATTTAGCATTAAATCCTATTAAGTTTACGTTACTAGCAATTGGTATAAACTCTTCAATAGGGTTTGTATATTGATAAGAGAATCTGAGTGTTTCTCCAGATGTTTTAAGGGTGGAAAAGATGACCTTTCCTTCAAAATAATTCACAGTATAGTCTTTGTTAAGCGTTTGTGGGCGGTCATTAACCCAAACCTGGACTGATTTTTCCAAGACTGGTTTATTGCGCAATTCATACTCATCTCCTCCGTTTCCTTTTACGGTAAAGCTGTCTTCTTTACTTTTTTCTGAACCAAAGGCAAAATTGTACGAAAAGGGTCCTTCTGTACCTTCAACAGAAACTCCATCTATTTTTTTACTAACATCAGTAAAAGATCCCAGCTTAAACCTTTTTTCTGAGTATCCAAACTTTACCCAGGTTTGCCTAACTTTTAGTGAAACGTCTGTTTTTTGGGGCAAATCAGGCTCTTGAGATACATTGTAATAAACCTCAGCCTCATCACTAATTTTGGCTTGGATGAGCAAGTTAAATCTGTAATCTATCTGAAAGTCTATTTCTTTTACTTTTTTAGTTAAATATTTATAAACTTCATCGTTTAAGGCATAAGCACGGCTTTGATTGTCAGCATTGACTTGTAGAGAATAAACTTTAATTTCTCCAAAACCATCAACATATGGGGGCGTTAAAAAACTAGCTAGAGGATCTTTTTTTTCTTCCCACTCTTCCCAACAAAAATCTTCCCAACCATCAAGTTCGTTTTGAGTGATATTTTTTTGTTTTGACTCAACATAGGATCGATTATCTGTAATAATGAACGTTTGATTTACTCCTCCAAGTATTTGTGGTTTAGAAAACTCACTGGCAAAGATTATTTTAGGCGGTGGAGGCAAAAAAAGGTTCATTGTTGTTTCTTCTTCAATGGAATTGGTGGAGGCGTTAATTTTTTGGAGAAGATTCCATCTGTCAGTTGTTTCTTCAAGGAGATTAGTTGAGGTGTTGATTAAAACGGAGAGTTCTTTTAAATTAGAGGTTGGGATTAGTAAAAAAATGCTTTGGAGTTCTTCTGCACTAAGGTCGTCATTGTTGTCTGCTGTTATTTGGGAGTTTTCTGAAGGCAGATCCAAGCTAGTTTCGTTATGGCTGATTACAAACGAATCTGACACTCCAAAAAGCAAACAAGAACTGATAAATAATAGGACGGCCACATATCTTTGAAACATAATCCCCTCATGACTACGGTCGCTATATTAATATTAGTCTAATAACTCTGAAAGAGAACCAGTAAATTCAGAAATTAATATAGTTTTCTTATTTGAAAATACCCCTTTTATAATTCTTATGTTTTTTTGAGAAATTTTCAATCTTTTAGCTAATAATTTAATGATTTTTTCATTAGCTTTTCCTTTCTCAGGTGTTTCATTAATTTTTATTTTATAATTATCACCAAATAATGTGATAGATTCCTTTTGCGCTTTTGTTATTATGGAGGCCGTTATTGTATGAGAAAGGTTAGTTTCATGCATAGATTGAATATAATTTGTGTCAAAGGTTCTCCCAAATAATGGATAAAGATAATGGCAAGAAGAGGTGAGGTATCGTAACTAAAGTAAAAAATATTTTGAAAAGGCTTACAAATCAAATCTGTAACAGCTTCAAAAGTTTTAAGAAAAAAATTTAAAGTTTTTGGCGCTTGGTATTGAGAGTAACGTAGATAGTTTGTTAAAGCTCTGACTAGCATTAGCAAGTAAATGGTTTTAAAAAATATAGATAAATACAACATTAGAAAATTAATATTTGGAGCAATAATCTTTGAATAAAGCTAAGCACAAAGAAAGCAACTATTGGTGAAAAATCAATCCCACCGAAGTTAATGTTAAGCGAACGAAATATATTTAAATAAGGGTCTGTAAGATTATATATTTTTTCAATGATGAAGTGATTCCTGTTATGTGGCATCCAAGTTAACACTATTCGGATAACTAAAATGATTTTATATGCTTCAAAAAGAAAAGAAATTAATTGGAAAACGTTCATCATGGCTTACTCCTTTAAACTTAATTCGTTGGCTCTATTATTTGCAGCTGACAGACTTGCTTGAACAATATTATTTAATTCATTGATTTGTAGCTTTTTGAGGGCTGCCTCTGTTGTTCCGCCAGGTGAGCGCACTTGAGTAATTAGTTGGTCAACGGAATTGTTAGACTGAAGCATCATTTCTGCAGCACCAAGCATGGTATTTGTAATAAGCTGAAGTGCGTCTTTGTAAGCTATGCCAAAGTTAACTGCCTCTGTAGCGTAAACATCGGCTATGTGGTAGAAATATGCTGGACCACTTCCACTGAGTGCCGTAACAGCATTAATTTTATCTTCAGGCATGAAGAGAACTTTTCCTGTAGTAAGGAATATTTTTTCAACAACCGAAGCATCTTTTTGGGAACATTTGTTGCTTGCGCTGATTACGCTAATCCCCTTATTTATTAAACAAGGAGTGTTGGGCATGACACGGATAATTTTATTTAGAGGAAAATGTTTTTGATAGTATCCGATGGTTATTCCAGCAACAATTGAGACAACAAGTATCTCCTTGGTGAGAGCAGAGCTTAGCTCGGTTATTACCGCAGGAATGCTTTGAGGTTTGATGGCAAGGATAAGCGTTTCATAGTTGTTGATGTCAGCCAAAGACACAATTCTAGAAATTCCGTATTTCTTAAGTATGTATTCAGCTTTTTGTTCATTAGATTCAACAAAGCCAATCTTATTTTGACCGACAGAAGAAAGGCAACCTTTTATTAAGGCTTCTCCCATATTTCCTGCACCAAAGAAACAAACTGAATTTTGCATGGTTTTAACTATAAACTATCACAGATAAAGATTCAACTAATTAACGTTCATCATGTTCATAACAATTTCTTCATTAGCATTATTGGACGATTTTGTTCTTTTAAGGTTTTCTTCTGTTATAGCAGTTCTTTCAGAACAAATCATGAGAAGAGTGTCGGAGAGTTTCATGCTATTTCCATTAAGCGAATAAATAGTTCCAGAAATGAAATCCATAAATCTGCTTACTTGCATTTTATTAAGATACTGTAAATTAACAATTACTGGGATATCTTGTTTAATAAACTCAACAATATAAATACCATCGGCAAAAGATTTAGG
Coding sequences within it:
- a CDS encoding DUF167 domain-containing protein, which codes for MHETNLSHTITASIITKAQKESITLFGDNYKIKINETPEKGKANEKIIKLLAKRLKISQKNIRIIKGVFSNKKTILISEFTGSLSELLD
- a CDS encoding YggT family protein gives rise to the protein MMNVFQLISFLFEAYKIILVIRIVLTWMPHNRNHFIIEKIYNLTDPYLNIFRSLNINFGGIDFSPIVAFFVLSFIQRLLLQILIF
- the proC gene encoding pyrroline-5-carboxylate reductase, producing the protein MQNSVCFFGAGNMGEALIKGCLSSVGQNKIGFVESNEQKAEYILKKYGISRIVSLADINNYETLILAIKPQSIPAVITELSSALTKEILVVSIVAGITIGYYQKHFPLNKIIRVMPNTPCLINKGISVISASNKCSQKDASVVEKIFLTTGKVLFMPEDKINAVTALSGSGPAYFYHIADVYATEAVNFGIAYKDALQLITNTMLGAAEMMLQSNNSVDQLITQVRSPGGTTEAALKKLQINELNNIVQASLSAANNRANELSLKE
- a CDS encoding cell division protein SepF → MNKKSNTNFFEQFKVFLGLEDMKEVNKKTNGSSTKSNGAINLAYFKKASSEIKIISPKSFADGIYIVEFIKQDIPVIVNLQYLNKMQVSRFMDFISGTIYSLNGNSMKLSDTLLMICSERTAITEENLKRTKSSNNANEEIVMNMMNVN